A genomic window from Leptospiraceae bacterium includes:
- a CDS encoding biotin/lipoyl-binding protein: MIDPKKRKIRFKDAESEWARSFDLSSIKCLIVCRGPVRKETMDVFDEIGIKEYGILLSEKDSIVYPMSLAPELRNFRFTHNIHRVPDYMGAGAEEKKERIEQIINIARNNNYTHIFAGYGFMAEDAEFIEAIEKSGVKFMGPGSHVARQAGAKDEAKKLARKIGASVTPGVDNITALTLLTKAKDKAGLEKVARENALTFTYNDKIELSDNAENLLQASYNKGIDLISVEEIQAEAEKEVEKIWKDFPGRRIRFKYIGGGGGKGQRIVREKSAVKAAVIEILAESKVVAKGSNRNFLIELNIENTRHNEIQLLGNGEWCISLGGRDCSLQMHEQKLLEISFTKELMEYEIAEAEKAGKKTKAEVLKGDLKALNEMEEESEKFGEAVNLDSVSTFESIIEGTNHFFMEMNTRIQVEHRVTEMAYRLKFVNPKDKNDYFYVESLIEAMALVSIHGKNLPRPEREVRHLSGGEVRINATNQALQPHAGGLIQSWSPPLEYEIRDDQGICIPNPDTGIFIHYRVAGAYDSNIALIVSYGDNREENIRRLGRILRYTELRGQDLQTNMGVHYGLISWIIGKEVMFKPSTRFMSSYLAAIGSIQAIINNIDLEVAWMGIYKSVASKYKNAAQIMAKKYTLILRPMKELMSSAHLLGGFIGRYHGRSWKVHEDGHIEYLRNPMRILSDLYLYLNLSETGLKAPCDQIWDHDKVVLNSAMDFYNDIETLSGRKENFTFWNAALREGKNPVPDKFSDEVWQKARASHLGFQLGMELLQLIPSIAIKAKFTEIDVDDKLDPIIPKELLDPDNIAKLVKNLAPPPKASSDEIVAPMGGMFYSREAPNLPPMINEGDHFEAGQPLFIIEVMKMFNKVVAPFSGKVVKNFLADSDGKIVTKGQTIFKIEPDEVIVEESETEIQARRKKFTMEIMGL; this comes from the coding sequence ATGATAGATCCAAAAAAAAGAAAAATTCGTTTTAAAGATGCAGAATCAGAATGGGCGCGCTCGTTTGATCTTTCCAGTATTAAATGTTTGATTGTATGTCGCGGTCCTGTCCGTAAAGAGACAATGGATGTTTTTGATGAGATAGGAATCAAGGAATATGGTATCCTGCTCTCAGAAAAAGATAGTATTGTCTATCCTATGTCTCTGGCTCCAGAACTCAGGAACTTTCGTTTCACTCATAACATTCATAGAGTCCCGGACTATATGGGTGCCGGTGCAGAAGAAAAGAAAGAGCGTATAGAGCAAATTATTAATATTGCACGCAATAATAATTATACCCATATTTTTGCCGGGTATGGCTTCATGGCCGAAGACGCTGAATTTATAGAAGCAATTGAAAAATCCGGCGTAAAGTTTATGGGTCCGGGTTCTCACGTAGCACGTCAGGCAGGAGCTAAGGACGAGGCTAAAAAGCTGGCAAGAAAAATCGGAGCTTCTGTTACTCCGGGTGTTGATAATATTACTGCTTTAACCCTGCTTACAAAAGCAAAAGATAAGGCCGGTCTTGAAAAAGTTGCCAGGGAAAATGCTTTAACTTTTACTTATAATGATAAAATTGAATTATCTGATAATGCAGAAAATCTTTTGCAAGCTTCTTATAATAAAGGAATCGATCTGATTTCTGTAGAAGAGATTCAAGCAGAAGCAGAAAAAGAAGTAGAAAAAATTTGGAAAGATTTTCCGGGTAGAAGGATTCGCTTTAAGTATATCGGTGGTGGTGGCGGTAAAGGCCAGAGGATCGTTAGGGAGAAATCTGCTGTTAAAGCTGCGGTTATTGAAATATTAGCAGAATCGAAGGTAGTCGCCAAAGGTTCTAACCGTAACTTTTTAATTGAGCTTAACATTGAGAATACCCGTCACAATGAAATTCAGCTTTTAGGAAACGGGGAATGGTGTATTTCCCTCGGTGGTCGTGATTGTTCTTTGCAGATGCACGAGCAAAAACTTTTAGAGATCTCTTTTACAAAAGAACTTATGGAATACGAAATTGCAGAGGCAGAAAAAGCCGGCAAAAAAACGAAAGCCGAAGTTCTGAAAGGTGACCTGAAAGCTCTAAACGAGATGGAAGAAGAGTCTGAAAAATTCGGTGAAGCGGTTAACCTTGATAGTGTTTCTACTTTCGAGTCTATCATAGAAGGGACGAATCACTTCTTCATGGAGATGAATACTCGTATCCAGGTAGAACATCGGGTTACAGAAATGGCTTACCGTTTAAAGTTCGTTAATCCCAAAGATAAGAACGACTATTTCTATGTAGAAAGTTTGATTGAAGCGATGGCTTTAGTTTCTATTCATGGAAAAAATCTTCCTCGCCCGGAAAGAGAAGTTCGTCACCTCTCCGGTGGTGAAGTCAGGATTAATGCTACTAACCAGGCATTACAACCCCACGCGGGAGGACTCATCCAAAGCTGGTCACCTCCTCTGGAATATGAAATCAGGGATGATCAGGGTATCTGTATTCCAAACCCTGATACGGGAATTTTTATTCACTACCGCGTTGCCGGTGCCTATGATTCCAATATCGCGCTTATTGTCAGTTACGGAGATAACCGGGAAGAAAATATCCGCAGATTGGGAAGAATTCTTAGATACACAGAGCTTCGGGGTCAGGATCTACAGACCAATATGGGAGTTCATTACGGTTTAATCAGTTGGATAATTGGTAAAGAAGTGATGTTCAAACCATCTACTCGTTTCATGAGTTCTTATCTGGCTGCTATTGGTTCTATACAGGCCATTATCAATAATATTGATCTGGAAGTTGCCTGGATGGGAATCTATAAAAGTGTAGCCAGTAAATACAAGAACGCCGCTCAGATCATGGCTAAGAAATACACCTTGATTTTAAGACCCATGAAAGAACTCATGTCTTCGGCGCATCTCTTAGGTGGTTTTATCGGAAGGTATCATGGCAGATCCTGGAAAGTTCATGAAGATGGACATATTGAATATCTCAGAAACCCGATGAGAATTCTTTCTGACCTTTATCTGTATCTCAATCTTTCTGAAACCGGCCTTAAGGCACCCTGCGATCAAATTTGGGATCATGACAAGGTAGTCTTGAATTCGGCAATGGATTTCTACAATGATATTGAAACTCTTTCCGGAAGGAAGGAAAATTTCACTTTCTGGAATGCAGCTCTTCGTGAAGGTAAGAATCCGGTTCCGGATAAATTCTCAGATGAAGTATGGCAAAAAGCCAGGGCTTCTCACCTCGGCTTCCAGTTAGGAATGGAGCTTTTACAGTTGATTCCATCTATAGCAATAAAAGCAAAATTTACCGAGATCGATGTGGATGATAAATTAGATCCAATTATTCCGAAGGAACTATTAGATCCGGATAATATTGCTAAACTTGTGAAGAATTTGGCTCCCCCTCCAAAAGCCAGCTCCGACGAAATTGTTGCTCCTATGGGTGGTATGTTCTACTCAAGAGAAGCACCAAATCTTCCGCCTATGATAAATGAAGGAGACCATTTTGAAGCCGGTCAACCTCTGTTTATTATTGAGGTAATGAAGATGTTTAATAAAGTTGTAGCTCCTTTTAGCGGAAAGGTTGTTAAAAACTTCCTCGCTGATTCCGATGGAAAAATTGTAACCAAAGGCCAGACAATTTTTAAAATTGAGCCGGATGAGGTTATAGTGGAAGAATCAGAAACTGAAATTCAGGCAAGAAGGAAAAAATTTACCATGGAGATTATGGGTTTATAA
- a CDS encoding acetyl-CoA carboxylase carboxyltransferase subunit → MEITELTLDNPLRKAEEGSNAKEKPGKIYEKCLNLGEELIKKPLEGGGVDRIIVQHSKDRMTVWERIKVLTREEPNIYYQNWGPNLDGASLITGILNINGRDVALYGHDFTLRAGSMDATNGNKLARIIYTAAEHGIPLIGMNDSAGAFVPAGVGGLDGYSEAFCALRKISGVVPSIMLMFGFNAGGGSYLPRQGSFMIQSENTFFGLTGPGVVKSVLGEDISADDLGGPKVHGQSGVVDLVTADEYGSLKTTLRLLSYLPDNNEVNAPFFKTSDPLDRFTIEEDLLFRKTFNSPTGMNTPFDINLYIQNICDHGAFFEIQSQRARNMITAFGRLGGHVVGFVANNSAFSSGQIDISAANKATRFIRFCNIYNIPLIFLEDTTGFLPGKEQESGGIVLAGRKLLDSIIDVRTPRITLIIRNAFGGAYATFNSYFVGADVVYTLPTARIAVMGPAGTNFVYKDQLRKIETDYQANLKKGMSQNEAMAEKNKGLAGLNARYEEELMNPKEALSLGSVSSVIMPGHTRNVLGKQLDYLMSRYKPSAMSGVQREFE, encoded by the coding sequence ATGGAAATAACAGAATTAACGCTGGATAATCCTCTCCGAAAAGCAGAGGAAGGCTCCAATGCTAAAGAGAAACCGGGGAAAATATATGAGAAGTGCCTCAATTTGGGGGAAGAGCTCATAAAAAAACCTCTCGAGGGTGGGGGAGTTGATAGAATTATCGTACAACATTCCAAGGACAGGATGACTGTTTGGGAAAGGATCAAAGTTTTAACCAGGGAAGAACCCAATATATATTATCAGAACTGGGGACCCAACCTTGATGGTGCTTCACTGATTACAGGAATCTTAAATATAAATGGGAGGGATGTAGCCTTATACGGTCACGATTTTACTCTTCGTGCCGGTTCTATGGATGCTACCAATGGTAATAAACTTGCCAGGATCATTTATACAGCAGCTGAGCATGGAATTCCCCTTATCGGTATGAATGACTCTGCCGGAGCTTTTGTGCCTGCCGGGGTGGGAGGATTAGACGGTTATAGTGAGGCCTTCTGTGCCCTGAGAAAAATTAGTGGTGTAGTTCCGAGTATCATGTTGATGTTCGGATTCAATGCCGGTGGTGGTTCTTATCTTCCGAGACAGGGTTCTTTTATGATTCAATCAGAGAATACTTTTTTCGGTTTAACCGGTCCCGGTGTTGTGAAGTCGGTTTTAGGTGAAGATATTTCTGCTGATGATCTGGGAGGTCCCAAGGTTCACGGTCAGAGCGGAGTTGTGGATCTGGTAACCGCAGATGAGTATGGTTCCTTAAAAACTACACTACGTTTACTTTCTTATCTTCCGGATAATAACGAAGTGAATGCTCCTTTCTTTAAAACTTCCGATCCTCTGGATCGATTTACTATTGAAGAGGATTTGCTTTTTAGAAAAACCTTTAATAGTCCGACCGGTATGAATACTCCGTTTGATATTAACCTGTATATTCAGAATATTTGTGATCACGGTGCTTTCTTTGAAATTCAGTCCCAGAGAGCAAGAAACATGATTACTGCTTTCGGAAGGTTAGGTGGACATGTGGTAGGTTTTGTGGCAAACAATTCGGCTTTCTCTTCAGGACAGATCGATATCAGTGCGGCAAACAAGGCTACCCGTTTTATTCGTTTCTGTAATATTTACAATATACCACTTATTTTTCTGGAAGATACAACCGGTTTCTTACCCGGTAAAGAACAGGAATCTGGAGGTATCGTTCTCGCAGGAAGAAAACTTCTGGATTCGATTATCGATGTAAGGACTCCGAGAATCACCCTTATCATTCGTAATGCCTTCGGAGGTGCTTATGCAACCTTCAACTCTTATTTTGTAGGAGCTGATGTGGTGTATACTCTTCCAACTGCCAGAATTGCGGTGATGGGACCTGCAGGAACCAATTTTGTTTATAAAGATCAGCTAAGAAAAATTGAAACAGATTATCAGGCAAACCTGAAAAAAGGTATGTCTCAGAATGAAGCTATGGCTGAGAAAAACAAAGGTTTAGCCGGCTTGAATGCACGCTATGAAGAAGAGTTAATGAACCCGAAAGAAGCACTTTCACTGGGTTCTGTTTCCAGTGTAATTATGCCGGGTCATACCAGGAATGTTCTGGGTAAACAATTAGATTATCTCATGAGCCGTTATAAACCAAGTGCTATGTCAGGAGTTCAGAGGGAGTTTGAGTAG
- a CDS encoding STAS domain-containing protein, translating to MKLLTKEKNGALILYLSGRLDVALVEDIEVDYMEILQDIKKKILILDLSKVSYVSSSALRIFATTIKFTKEKDIRLIISGMTPSTRKIFELVEMINLFEVFDTTEIALKEILT from the coding sequence ATGAAATTATTAACCAAAGAAAAAAATGGTGCTCTGATACTTTATTTAAGCGGAAGACTGGATGTTGCTCTGGTAGAAGATATTGAAGTTGATTATATGGAGATACTTCAAGATATTAAGAAGAAGATTTTAATTTTGGATCTGAGTAAAGTCTCTTATGTTTCTTCTTCTGCTTTACGGATTTTTGCTACGACTATCAAATTTACTAAGGAAAAGGATATTCGCCTGATCATTTCCGGCATGACTCCTTCAACCAGAAAAATCTTTGAGTTAGTGGAAATGATAAACCTTTTTGAAGTCTTTGACACCACAGAGATTGCATTGAAAGAAATTCTTACTTGA
- a CDS encoding SpoIIE family protein phosphatase, with product MEKNIKHYPVLQMGEENRFFFSDNKIFTKLFQVIVSEGKKWVNANRGCLYFFNSNGVLIGNNELKNPEQAEKIAYYTLENVENLLLKKGSLIPGTSISVNESYISCYVGDKERNNLIGVFVLEGINNFDSFSKEDFELISVYSQNIYLLLHDSLYFEDLNEIYLKFATSLMILLTGTENYRENKKLDFLLKEIIRVTGIINSSHHLSKLLRELMESVKSVFRTESCSILLVDKEKNDLYFHTIAGEKEEDLSKVRVPMGQGIAGTVAITKTPMIINDAQNDNRVYKVADQTSGFVTRNILATPLVVDDEVIGVMEGINTIDRNNFNESDIDIFLTFSEAAAVAIQKARLVDDLQKANRELEKKVSELASLFDLGQAVLESKDVKELSLKSIRIIVRELDARRAVIILKDPSKQNLNLISHVQGKEEISTANFLRESVIVHAIIDNRIVLKKEVPIYQELDDLDEVFLVGSYIILPISDSNKRPFGAICISERNDKTAFNQGHLRLLQTISAQYIKGYENIRLNEDIIAKKAMEKEIEITSNIQKNILPGGVPGGSNFTFGKKFMPAKEVSGDFYDFYKYADGQFAFLIADVSGKSLPAAIFMAMSSSVIRTLSRDHKLKPSDLLAQANNLIYEDSESGMFVTLFFFHYNPANSQIDYASAGHNDQIWIKKDGTYELIKGKGAPLGVLPNGKYEGGSIIPSDGDIFVLYTDGAIEEENESHEEYGLERFVDDIIKRRDLHPQTIAEEVYETIMKFSGSNDQFDDFTLLIFKFNNDFQFSKSFKAENKQIPLLRDFVYDAIKVRKLNDILRDDILLCCDEAATNIVMHSYEGINIKNPIFTCSVKFTDNSVQILLEDNGKSFERDNVQKPSLEANIKGERKGGFGVYLIEKLMDKVEYQRKSDKNLLFLEKKIPAVYNTKS from the coding sequence TTGGAAAAGAATATAAAACACTACCCGGTACTACAGATGGGAGAGGAAAATCGTTTTTTCTTCTCAGATAATAAAATTTTTACTAAGCTTTTTCAGGTGATTGTATCGGAAGGAAAAAAGTGGGTAAATGCAAATAGGGGCTGTCTCTACTTTTTTAATTCCAATGGAGTTTTAATAGGGAATAACGAATTAAAAAATCCGGAACAGGCTGAGAAGATTGCTTATTATACTTTAGAAAATGTAGAAAATCTTTTATTAAAAAAAGGAAGTTTAATTCCGGGTACTTCGATTTCAGTTAATGAGTCCTATATTTCCTGTTATGTTGGCGACAAAGAGAGGAATAATTTAATCGGAGTTTTTGTTTTAGAAGGGATTAATAATTTTGATAGTTTTTCAAAAGAGGATTTTGAGCTCATTTCTGTTTATAGTCAAAATATTTATCTTCTTCTGCATGATTCCCTTTATTTCGAGGATTTAAACGAAATCTATTTGAAATTTGCTACATCTTTGATGATACTCTTAACCGGAACAGAGAATTATCGAGAAAATAAAAAACTGGATTTTCTATTAAAAGAAATTATCCGGGTAACCGGAATTATCAACTCTTCTCACCATTTATCCAAATTGTTACGCGAATTAATGGAGTCAGTGAAAAGTGTTTTCAGGACGGAGTCCTGCTCTATCTTACTGGTAGATAAAGAAAAAAACGATCTTTATTTTCATACAATTGCCGGCGAGAAAGAAGAAGATTTATCTAAGGTTCGAGTTCCTATGGGACAGGGTATTGCCGGAACAGTGGCGATTACCAAAACACCTATGATCATCAATGATGCCCAGAATGACAATCGGGTTTACAAAGTAGCCGATCAAACTTCCGGATTTGTAACTCGGAACATTCTTGCAACACCACTTGTGGTAGATGATGAAGTAATCGGGGTGATGGAAGGTATCAATACCATTGATAGAAATAATTTCAATGAAAGTGATATTGATATTTTCTTAACCTTTTCAGAAGCTGCAGCCGTAGCTATTCAGAAAGCAAGGCTTGTAGATGATCTTCAAAAAGCAAACAGGGAATTGGAGAAAAAGGTAAGTGAATTAGCGAGTCTTTTTGATCTCGGACAGGCTGTTTTGGAATCCAAAGATGTAAAAGAGTTATCTTTGAAATCCATTCGGATTATAGTACGCGAATTAGATGCGAGAAGAGCCGTCATAATATTAAAGGATCCTTCAAAACAAAATCTGAATCTTATCTCTCATGTTCAGGGTAAAGAAGAAATTTCAACAGCAAATTTTTTAAGGGAATCAGTGATTGTTCATGCAATAATTGACAATCGAATTGTTTTAAAAAAAGAAGTTCCTATTTACCAGGAATTAGATGATTTAGATGAAGTTTTTCTTGTAGGTTCCTATATTATTCTACCGATTTCAGATAGTAATAAGAGACCTTTCGGAGCTATTTGTATTTCTGAACGTAATGATAAAACTGCTTTTAACCAGGGACACTTGCGATTATTACAAACAATTTCTGCCCAGTATATAAAAGGATATGAGAATATTCGATTAAATGAAGATATCATCGCAAAAAAAGCCATGGAAAAAGAAATTGAGATCACAAGTAATATTCAAAAGAATATTTTACCGGGAGGTGTTCCCGGTGGCTCTAATTTCACTTTTGGAAAAAAATTCATGCCTGCTAAGGAGGTATCGGGAGATTTTTATGATTTTTACAAATATGCAGACGGTCAATTTGCTTTTTTAATTGCAGATGTTTCCGGAAAGAGTTTACCGGCTGCTATTTTTATGGCTATGAGTTCTTCGGTAATCCGTACTCTAAGCCGGGATCATAAATTAAAACCTTCCGATTTATTAGCACAGGCTAATAATTTGATTTATGAAGATTCTGAATCCGGAATGTTTGTTACACTCTTTTTCTTTCACTATAATCCGGCTAATTCACAGATAGACTATGCTTCAGCAGGACATAACGATCAAATATGGATTAAAAAAGATGGAACTTATGAATTAATAAAGGGTAAGGGGGCACCGCTCGGAGTTTTACCCAATGGAAAATACGAAGGAGGAAGTATCATCCCTTCCGATGGAGATATTTTTGTTCTATATACAGATGGTGCTATAGAAGAAGAAAATGAGAGTCATGAGGAATATGGTCTTGAACGTTTTGTTGATGATATTATTAAAAGAAGGGATTTACACCCGCAAACCATAGCCGAAGAAGTTTATGAAACGATTATGAAGTTTTCCGGTTCTAATGATCAATTTGATGATTTTACGCTTTTAATATTTAAGTTTAATAATGATTTTCAGTTTTCGAAAAGCTTTAAAGCTGAAAACAAGCAGATTCCTTTGCTCAGGGACTTTGTTTATGATGCAATTAAGGTTCGGAAATTAAATGATATTTTACGGGATGATATTCTTTTATGTTGTGATGAAGCCGCTACTAATATTGTAATGCATTCTTATGAGGGTATCAATATAAAAAATCCGATTTTTACCTGTTCGGTTAAGTTTACCGATAATTCTGTGCAAATTTTATTAGAAGACAATGGTAAATCATTTGAAAGAGATAATGTCCAAAAGCCATCTCTTGAAGCCAATATAAAAGGTGAAAGGAAAGGTGGTTTTGGTGTATATTTAATCGAGAAGTTAATGGATAAAGTTGAATATCAGAGAAAAAGTGATAAGAATCTCTTATTTTTAGAAAAAAAAATTCCAGCCGTGTATAATACAAAATCATGA
- a CDS encoding peptide deformylase has product MAIRKVLRLGDPLLRKESKDVLEDEIREKEFKKLLRDMFDTMKHENGIGLAAPQVGVLKKLVVVGEESDRYEDKIEMKQHILINPIITPLSEPEEGKGFWEGCLSVPGMRGYVERPGKIKIEWYDEKWNFHSKEIEGFQAIVYQHEVDHLYGTLYVDRLKDSRLFGYNDSLVIEEEKKLD; this is encoded by the coding sequence ATGGCTATAAGAAAAGTACTTAGACTCGGAGATCCTCTTTTAAGAAAAGAAAGTAAGGATGTATTAGAAGATGAAATTAGAGAAAAAGAATTCAAAAAGCTTTTACGTGATATGTTTGATACCATGAAACATGAAAATGGTATCGGTCTCGCTGCTCCTCAGGTTGGAGTTCTAAAAAAGCTGGTTGTGGTGGGTGAAGAAAGCGATAGGTACGAAGATAAAATTGAAATGAAGCAACACATTCTCATTAATCCTATTATTACTCCTTTAAGCGAGCCGGAAGAGGGAAAAGGTTTCTGGGAGGGTTGTTTGTCCGTTCCCGGAATGAGAGGCTATGTGGAAAGACCCGGTAAAATAAAAATAGAATGGTATGATGAAAAATGGAATTTTCACTCGAAGGAAATCGAAGGTTTTCAGGCCATTGTCTACCAGCATGAGGTAGACCATCTTTACGGAACATTATATGTCGATAGATTAAAAGATTCCCGTCTCTTCGGATACAACGATTCTCTTGTTATCGAAGAAGAAAAAAAGTTGGATTAG
- a CDS encoding RNA pseudouridine synthase has product MLLYRDEFLLFASKPPGIPVHETKDPNRNNFTSYLQKKYHIPYIRTLNRLDLDTSGIVAFGLSESLNREYDEILKKAEKEYILIVEGLVKEKQFRIESFLKDGNRRVKTVFSGGKKAITEFELLYSDSKKNYSVLRAKLITGRRHQIRIHIFEKGHPILGDRVYTGNTSAGKAYRQLLHAYQLKFKDLQEQVHKVIAPIPEDMISYTNHIEFEKFI; this is encoded by the coding sequence TTGCTATTATACCGGGATGAGTTTTTACTATTTGCTTCCAAACCTCCCGGTATTCCTGTTCATGAAACTAAAGATCCGAACAGAAACAATTTCACCTCCTATTTACAAAAAAAATATCACATTCCGTATATTCGTACTTTAAACCGCTTAGACCTTGATACCAGTGGAATTGTGGCTTTTGGTTTATCAGAGTCTTTGAATAGAGAATACGATGAAATATTAAAGAAAGCTGAAAAAGAATATATTCTTATTGTTGAAGGATTGGTGAAAGAAAAACAATTTCGTATAGAATCATTTTTGAAGGATGGAAACAGGAGAGTAAAAACAGTTTTTTCCGGAGGGAAAAAGGCCATTACTGAATTTGAACTCCTGTATTCAGATTCAAAAAAAAACTATTCGGTACTAAGAGCAAAATTAATTACCGGTAGGCGACACCAAATTCGGATTCATATCTTTGAAAAAGGCCATCCTATCCTGGGTGACAGAGTATATACTGGTAATACTTCCGCGGGAAAAGCTTATAGGCAATTATTACATGCGTATCAATTGAAATTTAAAGATCTACAAGAGCAGGTTCATAAAGTTATAGCTCCGATACCGGAAGATATGATTTCCTATACAAACCATATTGAATTTGAGAAATTTATCTAA
- the purL gene encoding phosphoribosylformylglycinamidine synthase subunit PurL — MEKAQVTLQDAIEHGLTEEEFQKIQEILGRNPSSTELGIFSGMWSEHCSYKNSILQLKTLPTESDRLLTKTGEENAGALDIGGGLAIVFKIESHNHPTAVEPYQGAATGVGGIMRDIFTMGARPFISLNSLRFGYPDGKRNTYLLKRAVKGIGDYGNSLGIAVSGGELFFDDSFNKNPLVNAMTVGYVPHGGMASASTAGKVGYAVYIVGATTGRDGIHGASFASRDLTKESEEKRSAVQVGDPFMEKLLMEASLEVIQKGLIVGIQDMGAAGLSCSSSEMSAKGKTGMELYLDKVPYRETGMNAYEAMLSESQERMLVIPKQGKEEELIAVFKKWELNAVEIGKVTEDGMLRVIKEGEVKAEIPADSLVLGGGAPRYKRDVKRPSYLDEKLKFQKELIPDPELNKAGVLSELTKKMLSNWNICSRRPLFEQYDTEVGLVKIIPPGLDGGLSRIPGTNRAIAAATDCNSRYTYLDPYKGAIFAVCESARNVFVTGARPIGITNNLNFANPYIPENYYMFAECIRGMGDACRFLSLPVTGGNVSFYNESPEGPVYPTPTIGMVGVLEDVTKYLRNYFYVEGAEIALVGKFKPTIAASEYLKEIHKKTEGAIPELNLEDEKNLQELILSLNEEGKLYSAKDLSLGGLLIALCKKMFVKDLGANLDLSAFDSMRRDELLFGESATSILISYKKENAEFIKTQSIEKNLEFYPIGSVMKEFHINWNKEKIELVSWKQAYESHLKEVFGE, encoded by the coding sequence ATGGAAAAAGCTCAGGTTACCCTTCAAGATGCAATCGAACACGGCTTAACGGAAGAGGAATTTCAGAAAATTCAGGAAATATTGGGAAGAAACCCAAGCTCTACTGAACTCGGGATTTTCTCCGGAATGTGGTCGGAACACTGTTCTTATAAAAATTCTATTCTTCAACTCAAAACCTTACCTACCGAATCAGACAGGCTCTTAACCAAAACAGGTGAAGAAAATGCCGGAGCCCTTGATATTGGAGGAGGGCTGGCTATCGTTTTTAAGATTGAAAGCCACAACCATCCAACTGCTGTTGAACCGTATCAGGGTGCAGCTACGGGAGTTGGAGGAATTATGCGGGATATTTTTACCATGGGGGCAAGGCCATTCATTTCTTTGAATTCCCTGCGCTTTGGTTATCCCGATGGAAAACGTAATACCTATCTTCTAAAACGAGCTGTAAAGGGCATCGGTGATTATGGAAACTCCCTTGGAATTGCTGTTTCAGGTGGTGAGCTATTCTTTGATGATTCCTTTAATAAGAATCCCCTCGTTAATGCTATGACAGTGGGTTATGTGCCTCATGGAGGAATGGCCAGTGCCAGCACAGCCGGTAAAGTGGGCTATGCAGTTTATATTGTAGGTGCGACTACGGGTAGAGACGGGATTCATGGAGCTTCTTTTGCTTCGAGGGATTTAACAAAAGAGTCCGAGGAGAAACGTTCTGCAGTACAGGTCGGTGACCCGTTTATGGAAAAACTCCTCATGGAAGCCAGTCTTGAAGTGATTCAAAAGGGTTTAATCGTAGGAATTCAGGATATGGGAGCTGCCGGGCTTTCCTGTTCAAGTTCAGAAATGTCCGCAAAAGGCAAAACCGGGATGGAGTTATATCTTGACAAGGTACCTTACCGGGAAACCGGGATGAATGCGTATGAAGCCATGTTATCCGAGAGTCAGGAAAGGATGCTTGTAATTCCGAAACAGGGTAAGGAAGAAGAGCTGATTGCTGTTTTTAAAAAATGGGAGTTGAATGCTGTTGAAATCGGGAAAGTTACCGAAGATGGAATGCTTCGTGTAATCAAAGAGGGTGAGGTGAAAGCTGAAATTCCTGCCGATTCGCTGGTCCTCGGAGGAGGGGCTCCCCGTTACAAGAGGGATGTGAAAAGACCTTCTTATCTGGATGAGAAATTAAAATTTCAAAAAGAATTAATTCCTGATCCGGAGCTGAATAAGGCCGGGGTTTTATCTGAGTTAACAAAGAAAATGCTGTCGAACTGGAATATTTGTTCAAGAAGACCCTTATTTGAACAATATGATACGGAAGTGGGTCTGGTTAAAATTATTCCACCGGGTCTTGATGGAGGCTTATCAAGGATTCCGGGAACCAATCGGGCCATAGCTGCTGCTACAGATTGTAATTCTCGCTATACTTATCTCGATCCGTATAAAGGTGCTATTTTTGCTGTTTGTGAATCTGCAAGAAATGTGTTTGTTACCGGGGCTAGGCCCATAGGAATCACCAATAACCTTAATTTTGCAAATCCTTATATTCCAGAAAACTATTATATGTTTGCTGAATGTATTCGTGGAATGGGGGATGCCTGCCGTTTCCTCTCCTTACCGGTTACAGGTGGGAACGTTTCTTTTTACAACGAGTCTCCGGAAGGGCCGGTTTATCCAACACCAACTATCGGGATGGTGGGTGTCCTTGAAGATGTGACGAAGTACTTAAGGAATTATTTTTACGTGGAAGGAGCGGAAATAGCACTCGTTGGCAAGTTTAAACCAACAATAGCAGCTTCTGAGTATTTAAAAGAAATTCATAAGAAAACTGAGGGGGCAATCCCGGAACTTAATCTCGAAGATGAAAAGAACTTACAGGAATTGATATTAAGCTTGAATGAAGAAGGAAAGCTTTATTCTGCAAAAGATTTATCTCTTGGAGGTCTTCTTATTGCTCTTTGTAAGAAAATGTTTGTAAAAGATCTGGGAGCAAATTTAGATCTTTCAGCTTTTGATTCCATGAGAAGAGATGAACTCTTATTTGGTGAATCTGCAACTTCTATTTTAATTTCTTATAAGAAAGAAAATGCAGAATTCATTAAGACTCAATCCATAGAAAAGAACCTTGAGTTTTACCCTATTGGTTCGGTTATGAAAGAATTTCATATAAATTGGAATAAAGAAAAAATAGAGCTTGTTTCCTGGAAGCAGGCTTATGAAAGCCATTTAAAAGAAGTATTTGGTGAATAA